In Maridesulfovibrio sp., the following proteins share a genomic window:
- a CDS encoding FAD-dependent oxidoreductase, giving the protein MGELVLAGAGHAHMMLMEAIPDIIADGHSVTVIGPDERHYYSGMGPGLLGGVYSPGEISFPVKSMVESRGGTFVSGKVARIDPHRRLVILEAGQGLPYDVLSCNLGSFVPSDLVYEGSSNVYTAKPIQNLLLARTAVQEIGSKRPVRIGVCGGGPAALEIAGNAWAAANEKGCFGAKIQIFTGSAFLHNHPDRVRSLAFKSLNKRGIEIIHGSYVEHVATGSIKLQNGQYYEQDITFLALGVKPSKVFAASALPIGKDGGLRVNRYLQSMAHPEIFGGGDCIWFEPDPLDKVGVYAVRQNPVLMHNVRAQLQGRRLSPFEPGGSYLLIFNTGCGKGILYKNGLSFGGAPAFWIKDYIDRKFIKRFKSDVG; this is encoded by the coding sequence ATGGGCGAACTTGTTCTCGCCGGCGCAGGTCATGCACATATGATGCTAATGGAAGCCATCCCGGATATAATCGCGGATGGACATAGTGTGACGGTCATCGGACCTGATGAACGTCACTACTATTCGGGAATGGGCCCAGGGTTGCTCGGAGGTGTTTATTCCCCGGGTGAAATCAGTTTTCCAGTTAAATCCATGGTGGAAAGCCGGGGCGGAACCTTTGTTTCCGGCAAGGTTGCGCGTATAGATCCGCACAGGCGTCTTGTCATCCTTGAAGCAGGGCAGGGACTTCCCTACGATGTACTTTCATGCAACCTTGGCAGCTTCGTCCCCAGTGATCTTGTGTATGAGGGCAGCAGCAATGTTTATACTGCAAAACCAATCCAGAATCTTTTGCTTGCCCGCACGGCTGTACAGGAAATTGGCTCAAAACGCCCGGTACGTATCGGCGTATGCGGGGGCGGTCCTGCTGCACTTGAAATAGCCGGTAACGCTTGGGCTGCTGCTAACGAGAAGGGGTGCTTCGGTGCAAAAATCCAGATTTTCACGGGCAGCGCATTTCTGCACAATCATCCTGACAGGGTACGCAGTCTTGCATTTAAAAGTTTGAATAAGCGTGGAATAGAAATTATTCATGGTAGTTATGTGGAGCATGTGGCTACCGGCAGTATCAAATTGCAAAACGGACAATACTATGAGCAGGATATTACATTTCTGGCTTTGGGTGTGAAGCCTTCTAAAGTCTTCGCAGCCTCTGCGTTGCCCATAGGAAAGGATGGCGGGCTCAGGGTTAACCGCTATCTGCAAAGTATGGCACACCCGGAAATTTTCGGCGGGGGCGATTGCATTTGGTTCGAGCCGGACCCTCTGGACAAGGTTGGGGTTTATGCCGTGCGCCAGAACCCGGTACTAATGCACAACGTCCGGGCGCAGCTTCAAGGGCGTAGACTCAGTCCGTTTGAACCCGGAGGTTCCTATCTGCTTATATTCAATACCGGGTGCGGGAAAGGCATACTTTATAAAAACGGGTTAAGCTTCGGCGGGGCGCCGGCTTTTTGGATTAAGGATTACATCGACAGGAAATTTATTAAGAGGTTTAAGTCGGACGTGGGCTAA
- a CDS encoding amidoligase family protein, with translation MNWKLPPRTKTESGEWRRVGFELEFSGVDLESLGKLVEESYGGELRKESPFSYKVLDTNFGDFGLEVDSIQLKDRKYKKFIEDMGFELAQDEIEAVDNTLYDLAKFAVPFELVTPPVPMDKIDELDKIEDALRANHAKGTRASFLYAFGMQFNPECPDLNVSTILNYLRSFLVLLDWLKEEIDVDLTRRILPFINSFPDAYILKILDNDYSPSLEEFMADYLEHNPTRNRPLDLTCLLAHLDKDFTLSKVKEAELIKPRPTFHYRLPDCRIDEDGWSMAKEWNRWVKVEELAGNPEELATKCSEYLAEASRKIIPGNLL, from the coding sequence ATGAATTGGAAGCTTCCCCCACGTACTAAAACAGAGTCAGGAGAGTGGCGCAGAGTAGGTTTTGAACTGGAATTCTCAGGCGTTGATCTTGAAAGTTTAGGTAAACTTGTTGAGGAAAGCTATGGAGGCGAACTGCGTAAGGAATCTCCATTCAGTTACAAAGTTCTCGATACCAATTTCGGAGATTTCGGTTTGGAAGTTGATTCAATCCAGCTTAAGGATAGGAAGTATAAAAAATTTATCGAAGATATGGGGTTTGAGCTCGCGCAGGATGAGATCGAAGCAGTGGATAATACCCTTTACGATTTGGCAAAATTTGCTGTTCCTTTTGAGCTTGTCACGCCGCCGGTTCCAATGGATAAAATCGATGAGTTGGATAAAATTGAAGATGCTCTGAGGGCGAATCACGCCAAAGGAACGCGTGCATCTTTCTTGTATGCTTTCGGAATGCAGTTCAACCCTGAGTGTCCTGATCTGAATGTCTCCACCATCCTGAATTATCTGAGATCTTTTCTGGTTCTTCTTGATTGGCTCAAAGAAGAGATAGACGTTGACCTGACCAGAAGGATACTTCCATTTATTAATAGCTTTCCCGATGCGTATATACTTAAAATTCTTGATAACGATTACAGCCCTTCTTTGGAAGAATTTATGGCTGATTACCTTGAGCATAATCCAACCCGGAACAGACCCTTGGACCTGACCTGTCTTTTGGCTCACCTTGATAAGGATTTTACTTTAAGCAAAGTAAAGGAGGCGGAGCTGATTAAACCGAGACCAACTTTTCATTACAGGCTGCCGGATTGCCGCATAGATGAGGACGGATGGTCCATGGCCAAGGAATGGAACAGATGGGTAAAGGTCGAAGAACTGGCAGGGAATCCGGAGGAGCTGGCAACGAAATGCAGTGAATATCTGGCTGAAGCTTCAAGAAAAATTATTCCCGGTAATTTATTGTAG
- a CDS encoding mechanosensitive ion channel family protein: protein MKVYWSIALLIGLLLGIFLFTANIPVLENRNELFTAENTCDLSNPRNAVRSFLYSVRSYNRDHYTGFDCLTKVVSSPKDMADDNKSEAVKKAHDIFLVLENMNYDIDEDIPDNIQTDQVDLHFIYEGQDVNLPMKKGPNGWHFSSTLFKNRAFIELVKSLRYKYAKFTSDKMEGDTFVQSLMSPYRTFFTLKSGVVGTSQDNLEAASSTLDMSRFTVLEKPVYGPIISVMLYRIINSSSPLHLEELSAAPDSEYAPVFMVLPEIGSITMHVITLENGRKAWQFTPHSLHVVQTCYDDIMQNLLQEGINPFVGKNLPLHMIIDDFVQRNYPQLMVKYLKTNVYKWIALFALFLLTPLALKMISYILNKALTLVETKLPDGIIPPDRRKFILPVQIMVMGYSWLALIGVLILYKDLMVFSLYGVKIIGTLLTVWIITITTNLSCDVLTAAGGSNIRGTMMLIIAQIFKLAVILMGLAHIAQLFGQDSTRIFAAMGIGGLAIALAGKDTLENIFGTMVIMTTRPFAVGDWINFLGHDGTVEKVGVRSTSLRTFYNSELIIPNAKFITTPVDNMGRREWRRYKTTIGVAYDTPAENLNGYVQGLKRLVLNHPNTRKNDFHIVVNDFGPSSIDIMVYIFFKTEDWAKELIVRHEFIVDALRLAEELKISIAFPTTTVHLRQDSPEVYPEFQSDAHAISEARNYANFIRPVKEKD, encoded by the coding sequence ATGAAAGTATATTGGTCTATTGCCCTACTTATAGGGCTTTTGCTCGGGATATTCTTATTTACTGCTAACATCCCAGTCCTTGAGAATAGAAATGAGCTATTCACAGCTGAAAACACATGTGATTTATCAAATCCGCGTAATGCTGTCCGGTCATTCCTTTACAGCGTCCGCAGCTACAACCGAGATCATTATACCGGATTCGACTGCCTGACAAAAGTAGTATCTTCCCCAAAGGATATGGCTGATGACAATAAATCTGAAGCAGTCAAAAAAGCTCATGATATATTTCTGGTTCTTGAAAATATGAATTACGATATCGATGAAGATATTCCGGACAACATCCAGACTGATCAAGTTGATTTACATTTCATTTATGAAGGCCAGGATGTAAATCTTCCAATGAAAAAAGGCCCTAATGGATGGCATTTTTCCAGTACTCTGTTTAAAAACAGAGCGTTCATAGAACTGGTCAAAAGCCTGCGGTATAAATACGCCAAATTCACCTCAGATAAAATGGAAGGTGATACCTTTGTGCAAAGTCTTATGTCCCCATATCGAACTTTTTTCACCCTGAAATCAGGTGTCGTAGGGACAAGCCAGGACAATCTGGAAGCAGCAAGCAGTACGCTGGACATGAGCAGGTTTACTGTGCTGGAAAAACCGGTATACGGTCCAATTATTTCTGTAATGCTTTACCGCATTATCAACAGCAGCTCTCCCTTACACCTTGAGGAATTATCTGCCGCTCCCGATAGTGAATATGCTCCTGTATTCATGGTGTTACCGGAAATAGGATCTATAACCATGCATGTGATTACATTAGAAAATGGACGCAAAGCATGGCAATTCACTCCGCACAGCCTGCACGTTGTCCAAACCTGTTACGACGACATTATGCAAAATCTTCTGCAGGAAGGAATCAACCCCTTTGTCGGCAAAAACCTTCCGCTGCATATGATTATAGATGACTTCGTCCAACGGAACTATCCTCAGTTAATGGTCAAATACCTGAAGACCAACGTTTATAAGTGGATAGCCCTGTTTGCATTGTTTTTACTAACCCCTCTGGCCTTGAAAATGATCTCGTACATCTTAAACAAGGCCCTGACTTTAGTTGAAACGAAGCTGCCTGACGGAATTATTCCACCGGATCGGCGGAAATTCATTCTTCCGGTTCAAATAATGGTCATGGGATACTCTTGGCTGGCGTTGATCGGAGTTCTTATTTTATATAAAGATTTGATGGTGTTCTCCCTGTACGGAGTCAAAATCATAGGCACTCTATTGACCGTCTGGATCATAACCATCACTACCAACCTCTCATGCGATGTCCTCACTGCTGCCGGCGGCTCCAATATTAGAGGGACAATGATGCTTATCATTGCCCAGATATTCAAGCTGGCTGTTATCCTCATGGGACTGGCCCATATAGCTCAGCTGTTCGGTCAGGATTCCACAAGGATTTTTGCCGCGATGGGGATCGGGGGACTGGCAATAGCACTGGCAGGTAAGGATACCCTGGAGAACATATTTGGAACCATGGTCATCATGACCACACGTCCCTTTGCTGTGGGAGATTGGATCAATTTCCTCGGGCATGATGGAACAGTTGAAAAAGTCGGGGTGAGGTCCACATCTCTGCGCACCTTCTACAACTCAGAGCTGATCATTCCAAACGCAAAATTTATTACAACTCCCGTAGATAACATGGGTCGGAGGGAATGGCGCAGATACAAGACCACGATTGGTGTAGCTTACGACACTCCCGCTGAAAACCTCAACGGATATGTGCAGGGGCTTAAACGGCTAGTCCTGAATCATCCTAATACCAGGAAAAATGATTTTCATATTGTCGTCAATGACTTCGGCCCTTCGTCCATTGACATCATGGTTTACATCTTCTTTAAGACCGAAGACTGGGCCAAAGAACTTATTGTAAGGCATGAGTTTATTGTGGACGCGCTGCGTCTTGCCGAAGAGCTTAAAATCAGTATCGCCTTCCCAACAACGACTGTACATCTGAGACAGGATTCTCCTGAGGTCTATCCCGAATTCCAATCTGATGCCCATGCAATAAGCGAAGCCCGCAACTATGCCAATTTCATAAGGCCGGTTAAGGAAAAAGACTAG
- a CDS encoding transporter substrate-binding domain-containing protein, with protein MVKKCNFALCLSLLFVFVWCCSIASADARQPGKNKFIFMDEPLPPFSIGETGSLSREGISYEMLSLIFGEIGADFEIELVPWGRAIKSVTHGKIDGVPLLMKNSEREQFLVFSVPLFEIKELIYYMPERFPDFHWESLDDLAGKTIGLIIGYTYSPDILEAINKKKFKVLYSTDTESCLVKLLAGRVDLFIENEASVQEFFKSNAEWRERIKSADHAVSRCYWHMGISKLSPLASRMDEINSAIRKMKDDGRFARIVAPIK; from the coding sequence ATGGTTAAAAAATGTAATTTTGCACTCTGCTTAAGTCTCCTGTTTGTTTTTGTCTGGTGCTGCTCTATAGCCTCCGCGGATGCTCGGCAGCCGGGTAAGAATAAATTTATCTTTATGGACGAGCCGCTGCCTCCATTCAGCATAGGGGAGACAGGAAGTCTTTCTCGGGAAGGCATTTCATATGAAATGTTGAGTCTTATTTTTGGGGAAATAGGCGCTGATTTTGAAATCGAGCTTGTTCCATGGGGACGGGCCATAAAATCAGTAACACACGGAAAGATTGACGGCGTTCCTTTGCTTATGAAAAACAGTGAACGGGAGCAGTTCCTTGTTTTTTCGGTTCCGCTTTTTGAAATCAAAGAACTCATTTATTATATGCCGGAAAGATTTCCTGACTTTCACTGGGAGAGTCTTGATGATCTGGCCGGGAAAACAATTGGTTTGATTATCGGCTACACTTATAGTCCGGATATTCTAGAAGCTATAAATAAGAAAAAATTTAAGGTCTTGTATTCAACAGATACTGAATCGTGCTTGGTGAAGCTGCTGGCAGGCAGGGTTGATTTATTTATCGAGAATGAAGCTTCGGTGCAGGAGTTTTTTAAATCCAATGCAGAATGGCGTGAGCGCATAAAAAGTGCAGACCATGCTGTGTCGCGTTGTTACTGGCATATGGGTATTTCAAAATTATCACCACTGGCTTCGCGCATGGATGAGATTAACAGCGCTATTCGAAAGATGAAGGACGATGGCCGGTTTGCCAGGATAGTCGCCCCTATCAAATAA
- a CDS encoding diguanylate cyclase, whose translation MTATVSAMNYNDAIEESFTIVSGLGSSFVPVASKAVLNSDDSQIESILNAINQNLIVESVELIDNKGKNIHFESYTQPTFLNSVLPDLEKQNFKLWATTPDGVKINVGTLIIHPGKEILSQKIGSGLYTSFLNLFTGLLAIIASTAFICRRTLTIPLKKLAASIAKTDPAKDVVLQDMDETGLTEEIENVCDKINELLQKEHQIQVTEKRLRSSLEQMVRSRTAAQELTSAKLDKIINTDTLSGLCNRIAFDNQLQQDWNSAQRSGTPLALLMIDIDNFNKYNDNYGHKAGDECISTTAGVIESSLPKSSDTAARFSENKFAVILPHTDIEESQDIATTICEKLAEQRIAHFYSATGHVTISVGISEKITQEHESPQHLIHAADKALLRSKSEGKNRISIAAPENYS comes from the coding sequence GTGACTGCGACAGTTTCAGCCATGAACTATAATGATGCGATTGAAGAGAGCTTTACAATCGTCTCCGGACTGGGCAGTTCATTCGTCCCGGTAGCTTCAAAAGCAGTGCTCAATTCTGATGACAGTCAAATTGAATCAATCCTTAATGCTATCAACCAGAACCTAATTGTTGAATCTGTGGAACTGATAGATAACAAAGGCAAAAACATACACTTTGAGAGCTATACACAACCCACCTTCCTGAACAGCGTCCTTCCTGACCTCGAAAAGCAAAACTTTAAGCTCTGGGCAACAACACCTGATGGGGTAAAAATCAACGTTGGGACCCTCATAATTCATCCCGGCAAAGAAATTTTGTCTCAAAAAATAGGTTCCGGGCTTTACACTTCTTTTCTTAATTTATTCACAGGTTTGCTTGCCATTATTGCATCTACGGCATTCATATGCCGCCGCACTCTGACCATCCCGCTTAAAAAACTGGCCGCATCTATTGCAAAAACGGATCCTGCAAAAGATGTGGTTTTACAGGATATGGATGAGACTGGGCTTACAGAAGAAATTGAAAACGTCTGCGACAAGATTAATGAGCTGTTACAAAAGGAGCACCAGATACAGGTAACAGAGAAAAGACTCAGGAGCAGCCTTGAGCAGATGGTACGAAGTCGCACTGCGGCACAGGAACTGACCAGCGCTAAGCTCGATAAAATTATTAATACCGATACACTTTCAGGCCTATGTAACCGGATAGCTTTCGACAACCAGCTTCAACAGGACTGGAACAGCGCCCAGCGAAGCGGAACACCATTGGCATTACTGATGATAGACATTGATAATTTCAACAAATACAATGATAACTATGGCCACAAGGCCGGAGATGAATGCATCAGCACAACTGCCGGAGTAATTGAATCATCACTGCCCAAAAGCTCCGATACGGCTGCGCGGTTCAGCGAAAATAAATTTGCCGTTATACTTCCACATACCGACATTGAAGAAAGTCAGGACATAGCTACAACCATCTGCGAAAAATTGGCAGAGCAACGAATCGCCCACTTTTATTCCGCGACGGGACACGTCACCATAAGTGTCGGTATTTCTGAAAAAATTACACAGGAACATGAATCCCCGCAGCACCTCATTCATGCTGCGGACAAGGCATTGCTTCGCAGTAAATCTGAAGGTAAAAACCGTATAAGTATCGCGGCTCCGGAAAACTATAGTTAA
- a CDS encoding DUF3365 domain-containing protein, which yields MKYSHKLFLFGLLWACFWTATIYYFYSGVIQAEEENIYRTALREAEVAYEKDLTYRHWITEVGGIYVEVSPTLQPNEHLIVPNRDITTANGKKLTMINPAYMMRMVYARMGSKSCLHGHITSLNPIRPSNKPNDWEKRALETFTDTHADYHELGTENGKPVLRFLRPMITEQGCLKCHAYQGYKLGDIRGGISVTVPMSEYHQNLNHFMRHANASFAIIWSGGILFLLIGLYILAKYARARSYAEKELLNTQRYLANILNSMPSILVGVDPEGNVTHWNTEAEKFSNIPSSEAIGRPLAETMPKMQNELGKVLDAMRTRTIETKSMETRTNGDTTRYDDITIFPLVANCIQGAVIRIDDVTERINLEQMMIQSEKMLSVGGLAAGMAHEINNPLAGILGHAQNMQKRLLSDMEKNKSTAEECGMSFEQLQDYLHKRNIPLMINGIQESGKRAAAIVSNMLNFSRKSEQKTKLHHLNELLDNTIELAANDYNLKKHYDFRKIEIIREYAEDLPPVLCDGNEIQQVFLNLLRNGAEAMTDKTYTNDEPRFICRTKRQNDKYIVEIEDNGPGIMLDQKNIVFDPFYTTKEVGKGTGLGLSVSYFIITNQHKGIMEVDSVPGEWTRFTIKLPFS from the coding sequence GTGAAATATAGCCACAAATTATTCCTCTTCGGGCTTCTTTGGGCTTGTTTCTGGACTGCTACCATATATTACTTTTATTCAGGAGTAATTCAGGCAGAAGAAGAGAATATCTACAGGACAGCCTTGAGAGAAGCTGAGGTCGCATACGAAAAGGATCTGACTTACCGCCACTGGATAACAGAAGTCGGAGGTATTTATGTTGAAGTATCACCTACCCTCCAGCCAAACGAACACCTGATTGTACCAAACCGGGACATAACAACAGCGAATGGTAAAAAATTAACCATGATCAATCCCGCATACATGATGCGCATGGTCTATGCGCGCATGGGCAGCAAATCATGTTTGCATGGTCATATCACCAGCCTTAACCCTATACGCCCAAGCAACAAACCCAATGACTGGGAAAAAAGAGCGTTGGAAACATTCACTGACACTCATGCTGATTATCATGAACTGGGGACAGAAAATGGTAAGCCGGTCCTGCGCTTTTTGCGCCCGATGATCACCGAGCAAGGATGCCTGAAATGCCATGCGTACCAGGGCTATAAGCTCGGTGACATACGAGGAGGAATAAGCGTAACTGTACCCATGTCAGAATATCACCAAAATCTTAACCACTTCATGAGACACGCAAACGCCTCATTCGCTATTATATGGTCCGGCGGAATACTGTTTTTACTTATTGGTTTATATATTTTAGCCAAATATGCCCGAGCTCGCAGCTACGCGGAAAAAGAGCTTCTGAACACTCAAAGATATCTTGCTAACATACTTAATTCCATGCCTTCAATTCTGGTAGGAGTTGATCCGGAAGGCAATGTAACCCACTGGAATACCGAAGCTGAGAAATTCAGCAACATTCCTTCCAGTGAAGCTATCGGTCGGCCTCTAGCGGAGACCATGCCCAAGATGCAAAACGAATTAGGAAAAGTGCTTGATGCTATGAGGACCCGCACAATTGAGACCAAATCCATGGAAACACGGACAAACGGCGACACAACCCGCTACGACGACATTACAATATTCCCGCTCGTTGCCAACTGTATTCAAGGAGCCGTAATCCGTATTGATGACGTTACAGAGAGGATCAATCTCGAACAAATGATGATCCAGTCCGAAAAGATGCTTTCTGTTGGCGGACTTGCTGCCGGCATGGCTCATGAAATCAATAACCCGCTTGCCGGTATTCTTGGGCATGCCCAGAACATGCAGAAAAGACTGCTGAGTGATATGGAAAAAAATAAATCCACAGCGGAAGAATGCGGCATGTCATTTGAACAATTGCAGGATTATCTGCATAAGCGAAACATTCCGTTAATGATCAATGGTATTCAAGAATCAGGAAAACGGGCAGCTGCGATAGTATCCAACATGCTCAACTTCAGTCGTAAAAGTGAGCAAAAGACAAAGCTGCACCACCTAAACGAACTTTTGGATAACACAATAGAACTTGCAGCAAATGATTATAACCTCAAAAAACACTATGATTTCAGAAAAATAGAAATAATACGCGAATATGCTGAGGACTTGCCGCCTGTTCTCTGCGATGGGAATGAAATTCAACAGGTCTTCCTGAATCTTCTGCGTAACGGTGCAGAAGCGATGACAGACAAAACTTACACAAACGACGAACCTAGATTTATATGCCGGACAAAACGTCAAAATGACAAGTATATCGTAGAAATCGAAGACAATGGTCCTGGTATTATGCTTGACCAGAAAAATATTGTTTTCGATCCGTTCTACACTACAAAAGAAGTGGGAAAAGGGACCGGGTTAGGTCTTTCTGTCTCGTACTTCATCATAACCAACCAGCATAAAGGAATCATGGAAGTTGACTCGGTCCCGGGCGAATGGACACGATTCACAATCAAACTCCCTTTTTCGTAA
- a CDS encoding ATP-binding protein — translation MLANRRSLNFALTLNLVLVAFAVCIIVGGMRIKMFIDWRIGEINSTISALVNAVAGTAGEAAFRIDPILAERSVQGLIDSRYVRSVSVVDDFGTVLFTFAKPDEKKDNSGLAIPGIKWNNVRSISLIAYGSSVGRLVVDIDDREVNDELHSVINAEVANILVILVALAISFALVFYLTLTRPLSRLARTLSEFELESRYFKRVVPPKGHELDEIGSVAENFNTLLSKIEKEIHQLHRTKDELGQLRLYLSSIINSMPSALVSVDNECIITHWNKQAEKNIGILASEAVGRHLESVVPRMAPVVDLVRKAVDERKVYLDSHQHRREDGELLYDEITIYPLTADGVDGAVIRVDDVTDRTRLEMMMVQSEKMMSVGGLAAGMAHEINNPLAGVLGHVHNMRKRIFGDLKQNEVVAEECGLDLESMRCYMERRDILRMLDGIFDSGNRAAAIVANMLTFSRKSEKRHDKYDLAKLLDSTIELAANDYDLKKHYDFRKIEINREYDSDIPNVVCEGTELQQVFFNLLKNGAEAMMEKDFINENPRFICRIKKEFPMVLVEIEDNGPGMDMAIRKRIFEPFYTTKEVGKGTGLGLSVSYFIIKNQHGGELEVDSSFGNWTKFTVKLPLKNI, via the coding sequence ATGCTTGCGAATCGCAGGAGTTTAAATTTTGCTTTGACCTTGAATCTGGTCCTGGTGGCATTTGCCGTATGCATCATAGTTGGCGGCATGCGCATTAAGATGTTTATTGATTGGCGTATCGGTGAAATAAATTCCACTATTTCAGCATTGGTGAATGCAGTGGCAGGGACTGCCGGTGAAGCTGCATTCCGTATAGATCCAATACTAGCCGAGCGCTCTGTTCAGGGGCTTATCGACTCCCGCTATGTCCGTTCCGTATCGGTTGTTGATGATTTTGGGACAGTTCTTTTCACCTTTGCCAAACCGGATGAAAAAAAAGATAATTCAGGTCTGGCTATCCCCGGAATCAAATGGAATAATGTGCGCTCTATTTCTTTGATTGCTTACGGCAGTTCCGTTGGCAGGCTGGTCGTTGATATTGATGATCGTGAAGTGAATGATGAACTGCATTCCGTGATTAATGCTGAAGTTGCAAATATTCTAGTTATTCTCGTTGCTCTGGCTATTTCTTTCGCACTCGTTTTTTATTTGACTCTTACCCGTCCGCTGTCGAGGTTGGCTCGCACTCTTTCTGAATTTGAACTTGAAAGCCGCTATTTTAAAAGGGTTGTGCCACCTAAAGGGCATGAGTTGGACGAGATAGGTTCAGTAGCAGAAAATTTTAATACTTTGCTCAGCAAAATTGAAAAGGAAATCCACCAGCTACATAGAACCAAGGATGAACTTGGGCAACTGCGTCTCTATCTCTCAAGTATTATTAATTCTATGCCTTCTGCATTGGTCAGTGTGGATAATGAATGCATAATCACGCACTGGAATAAGCAGGCGGAGAAGAACATCGGTATTTTGGCTTCGGAAGCTGTGGGCCGTCATTTGGAGAGTGTTGTTCCAAGAATGGCGCCGGTGGTCGATTTGGTTCGTAAGGCTGTTGATGAGAGAAAAGTTTATTTAGATTCTCATCAGCATCGCCGGGAAGACGGTGAGTTGCTTTATGATGAGATTACCATTTATCCTCTGACTGCAGACGGTGTGGACGGGGCTGTAATTCGTGTTGACGATGTTACAGATCGCACCCGGCTGGAGATGATGATGGTTCAATCCGAGAAAATGATGTCGGTCGGTGGTTTGGCAGCAGGGATGGCTCATGAGATTAACAACCCCCTGGCCGGTGTGTTGGGGCATGTGCACAACATGCGTAAACGCATTTTCGGCGATTTGAAACAGAATGAAGTTGTGGCCGAAGAGTGTGGTTTAGATCTGGAATCTATGCGCTGTTACATGGAGCGTCGAGATATTTTACGTATGCTTGACGGGATTTTTGACTCGGGCAACAGAGCCGCAGCGATTGTCGCAAATATGCTGACCTTCAGCCGGAAGAGTGAAAAGAGGCATGATAAGTACGACCTTGCCAAGTTGCTGGATAGCACAATAGAACTCGCAGCAAACGATTATGATCTGAAAAAGCATTATGATTTCAGGAAAATTGAGATAAATCGGGAGTACGATAGTGACATTCCGAATGTTGTATGTGAGGGAACCGAGCTGCAACAGGTTTTTTTCAACCTGTTAAAAAACGGTGCTGAAGCAATGATGGAGAAGGATTTCATTAATGAAAATCCCCGTTTCATCTGCCGCATAAAGAAAGAATTCCCTATGGTTTTAGTTGAGATAGAAGATAACGGTCCAGGTATGGATATGGCTATCCGTAAACGTATTTTTGAACCTTTTTACACCACAAAAGAAGTGGGAAAGGGGACAGGGCTGGGACTTTCCGTATCTTATTTCATAATCAAGAATCAGCATGGCGGAGAGTTGGAAGTGGATTCATCTTTTGGGAATTGGACAAAATTTACGGTTAAACTTCCTTTGAAGAATATCTGA